In Bacteriovorax stolpii, a single genomic region encodes these proteins:
- a CDS encoding D-alanyl-D-alanine carboxypeptidase → MKLSKKLTSVALLAMSASSVMASEATDKDFAQLLAKYKLDAKEQSYCYTDENGKLQGSNVDTKVRLASVTKLITTLWAVEEKGPNYRYDTKLYIKGNNLHIQGSFDPFMSNEKMLFLISQLNTLGYKHFDKITYDKTIQIFPNAQVHTDPYPLITRDSNGKNIKLYFNTDSWSKVFRAEYDRLASLAKKDRFLKSVDMSADAVEFSEKNPLVEDINNVPEDVKVLTLTSPALYKYLKETNVKSNNYSSHTIFLDLGGAAKFEKWVADKFSITTDKLKLWNGNGLPTVINGKRYDNYATCAVMAELIEALKESSERQGKEIEDVVAVPGSDAGTFANRLNSSDLKNTFVAKTGTLMHTSTLAGAMNTQKGYSFFGIFNQTTDITSAKQVQNAMVKSLMDEMSGPKTFGYQVEGFHAYDNNENVKNFNIIDEEEATDFSSIEGSLQ, encoded by the coding sequence ATGAAATTATCTAAAAAACTAACAAGCGTGGCGCTTTTAGCTATGTCGGCATCATCAGTTATGGCCAGTGAAGCCACTGATAAAGACTTCGCTCAGCTTTTGGCCAAGTACAAACTAGACGCAAAAGAGCAGTCGTATTGTTACACAGATGAAAACGGAAAACTTCAAGGCTCAAACGTAGACACAAAGGTACGTTTAGCTTCAGTTACAAAATTAATTACAACTCTTTGGGCGGTTGAAGAAAAAGGTCCAAACTACCGTTACGATACAAAACTTTATATCAAAGGAAATAACCTGCACATTCAAGGGTCTTTCGATCCTTTCATGAGCAACGAAAAAATGCTTTTCCTTATCTCTCAGTTAAACACTCTAGGGTACAAGCACTTTGATAAAATCACTTACGATAAAACGATTCAAATCTTCCCGAACGCTCAGGTTCACACGGACCCATACCCTCTTATTACAAGAGACTCTAACGGGAAGAACATTAAGCTTTATTTCAACACAGACTCTTGGTCAAAAGTGTTTAGAGCAGAATACGATCGTCTAGCTTCTCTAGCTAAAAAAGACCGTTTCTTAAAATCTGTTGATATGAGCGCAGACGCTGTTGAGTTCTCAGAGAAAAACCCTCTGGTAGAAGACATCAACAATGTTCCGGAAGATGTTAAAGTTTTAACTCTAACTTCTCCAGCTCTTTATAAATACCTTAAAGAAACAAACGTTAAGTCGAACAACTACTCTTCTCACACCATCTTCCTTGATCTTGGTGGAGCAGCTAAGTTTGAGAAATGGGTTGCAGATAAGTTCAGTATCACAACTGATAAGTTAAAACTGTGGAATGGAAATGGTCTTCCAACAGTTATTAACGGAAAAAGATACGACAACTACGCAACTTGTGCAGTCATGGCCGAGCTAATTGAAGCTCTAAAAGAGTCATCTGAAAGACAAGGAAAAGAAATTGAAGACGTGGTTGCAGTTCCAGGAAGTGACGCCGGTACATTTGCTAACCGTCTAAACTCAAGTGACCTAAAAAACACTTTCGTAGCGAAGACTGGTACGTTAATGCACACATCGACTCTTGCTGGGGCGATGAACACGCAAAAGGGATACAGCTTCTTTGGTATCTTCAACCAGACGACAGACATCACAAGCGCAAAACAAGTTCAAAACGCGATGGTAAAGTCTCTAATGGATGAAATGAGTGGTCCAAAAACATTTGGTTACCAGGTAGAAGGTTTCCACGCTTACGACAACAACGAAAATGTTAAGAACTTCAACATTATCGATGAAGAAGAAGCTACTGACTTCAGCTCTATCGAAGGATCTCTTCAGTAA
- a CDS encoding DedA family protein: MEFIHAIIDFILHIEVHLDYLIQTYHAWTYLILFMIIFCETGVVVLPFLPGDSLLFAIGAFAARGSFDFWTISLSLLAAAIIGDSVNYTIGKYIGPKVFYKDDSKFFNKAHLLKAQAFYEKYGAKTIIIARFIPIVRTFAPFVAGIGEMTYKKFMTYNVVGAVLWVFSFIPLGYFFGNLPFVRENFKIVMIAIIVISVLPAVIEFIREKRKQ; this comes from the coding sequence TCCAAACGTATCATGCCTGGACTTACTTAATTCTCTTTATGATTATTTTCTGTGAAACCGGTGTCGTCGTTCTTCCTTTTCTTCCGGGAGATTCACTGCTTTTTGCGATCGGTGCTTTTGCCGCCCGTGGGTCATTTGATTTCTGGACGATCTCGCTGTCACTTCTGGCCGCGGCGATTATTGGAGACAGTGTGAACTACACCATTGGAAAGTATATCGGCCCGAAAGTTTTCTATAAAGACGACTCAAAATTTTTTAACAAGGCCCACTTGCTTAAGGCCCAGGCCTTTTATGAGAAGTATGGGGCAAAAACAATTATTATCGCGCGTTTTATTCCTATCGTCCGCACCTTTGCTCCTTTTGTGGCAGGGATCGGGGAAATGACTTATAAGAAGTTTATGACTTACAATGTGGTGGGAGCAGTTTTATGGGTGTTCTCATTTATCCCATTGGGATACTTCTTCGGGAACCTTCCATTCGTCAGAGAGAACTTCAAGATCGTGATGATTGCAATTATTGTGATTTCGGTTCTTCCGGCCGTGATTGAATTTATCAGAGAAAAAAGAAAACAGTAG